A single genomic interval of Stenotrophomonas sp. ZAC14D1_NAIMI4_1 harbors:
- a CDS encoding phosphatase PAP2/dual specificity phosphatase family protein gives MATLAATPLAAEGRPWRRALLWLVLLGPFFFASYGFANWMAGRHAALPVMAFAWESHIPFVPWTIVPYWSIDLFYAISFFLCRQRLELDRHALRLFSAQVIAVACFLLWPLRFSFERPEIGGVFGWLFDVLLGFDKPFNQAPSLHIVLLIVLWVKYAQYLQGAWRWLLHAWALLIGVSVLTTFQHHFIDVPTGLLAGWLCVWLWPEQGTPPLRAWRMARAPKRWRLASFYLLGAAVLLVPVLLLGGAALWLLWPVVSLLLVALAYAGLGTAVFQKRADGRLTMAARWLLAQYLAAAWINSRLWTRGAPQPVEVAGGVWLGRIPCAALPAPLRGVVDTCAELSCHAPGAAYASVPMLDLVVPSPAQLAEAADAIERLRAHGPLLVCCALGYSRSAASVATWLLRTGRVCSAAEAVARVRAARPSIVLHDVHLQAIAAAAAPESTA, from the coding sequence ATGGCGACGCTGGCCGCAACCCCGCTGGCTGCGGAGGGGCGCCCCTGGCGGCGCGCCCTGCTGTGGCTGGTGCTACTGGGTCCGTTCTTCTTCGCCAGCTATGGCTTCGCCAACTGGATGGCCGGGCGCCACGCCGCGCTGCCGGTGATGGCATTCGCCTGGGAATCGCATATTCCGTTCGTGCCGTGGACGATCGTGCCGTACTGGTCGATCGACCTGTTCTACGCGATCTCGTTCTTCCTGTGCAGGCAGCGCCTCGAGCTGGACCGGCACGCACTGCGGCTGTTCAGTGCGCAGGTCATCGCGGTGGCCTGCTTCCTGCTGTGGCCGCTGCGCTTCAGCTTTGAACGGCCGGAGATCGGCGGGGTGTTCGGCTGGCTGTTCGATGTGCTGCTGGGTTTCGACAAGCCATTCAACCAGGCACCGTCGCTGCACATCGTGCTGCTGATCGTGCTGTGGGTGAAGTACGCGCAGTACCTGCAGGGCGCATGGCGCTGGCTGCTGCACGCGTGGGCGCTGCTGATCGGTGTTTCGGTGCTGACCACCTTCCAGCATCACTTCATCGATGTGCCCACCGGCCTGCTGGCCGGCTGGCTGTGCGTGTGGCTGTGGCCGGAGCAGGGCACCCCGCCACTGCGCGCCTGGCGCATGGCACGCGCGCCGAAGCGGTGGCGCCTGGCGTCGTTCTATCTGCTGGGCGCGGCAGTGCTGCTGGTGCCGGTGCTGCTGCTGGGGGGCGCGGCGCTGTGGCTGCTGTGGCCGGTGGTGTCGCTGCTGCTGGTGGCGCTGGCCTATGCCGGGCTGGGCACGGCGGTGTTCCAGAAGCGCGCCGATGGGCGGCTGACCATGGCCGCGCGCTGGCTGCTGGCGCAGTACCTGGCCGCGGCCTGGATCAATTCGCGGCTGTGGACGCGCGGTGCGCCGCAGCCGGTGGAGGTGGCCGGCGGGGTGTGGCTGGGACGCATTCCCTGCGCGGCGCTGCCTGCCCCGTTGCGCGGTGTGGTCGATACCTGCGCCGAACTGTCCTGCCACGCGCCGGGCGCGGCCTATGCCAGCGTGCCGATGCTGGATCTGGTGGTGCCGTCTCCCGCGCAGCTGGCTGAAGCTGCCGACGCGATCGAGCGCCTGCGCGCGCACGGGCCGCTGCTGGTGTGCTGCGCGCTGGGCTACTCGCGCAGCGCGGCCAGCGTGGCCACGTGGCTGCTGCGGACCGGGCGGGTCTGCAGCGCCGCCGAGGCCGTGGCCCGGGTGCGTGCCGCGCGGCCGTCCATCGTCCTGCATGACGTTCATCTACAGGCCATCGCGGCCGCCGCCGCACCGGAGAGCACCGCATGA